In Alosa alosa isolate M-15738 ecotype Scorff River chromosome 23, AALO_Geno_1.1, whole genome shotgun sequence, a single window of DNA contains:
- the abi2b gene encoding LOW QUALITY PROTEIN: abl interactor 2b (The sequence of the model RefSeq protein was modified relative to this genomic sequence to represent the inferred CDS: inserted 2 bases in 1 codon), which produces MAELQMLLEEEIPAGRGALLDSYANLERVAEYCESNYIQSPDKHRALEETKSYTTQSLASVAYLINTLANNVLQMLDIQASQLRRMESSINHISQTVDIHKEKVARREIGILTTNKNTSRTHKIIAPANPERPVRYIRKPIDYGVLDDVGHGVKWLLRFKVNAQNMKAGGTIPRTAAPTQKPPSPPGPGKGTLGRHSPYRTLEPVRPPVIPNDYVPSPTRNTAPALQSPARTASVNQRTRTYSSGSSGGSHPSSRSSSRENSGSGSVGVPIAVPTPAPPTAFPGTAPAPPNPPKPPXPLPLPPLPPPPLLPPRHLHLHPLPPPPTPEPTPSLPAEGPPPEIPPPPQLPPSALTATSSAALSTPAQGNGPQFYSMNRPMTRQTTPNVGGSLPYRRPPSVTGQPNLPQNPNPNPAQSQNQLNGGPHYQNQGPAVAPPPPSILQITPQLPLMGFAARVQETISDAPPPPPPADEPVFEETPPPPPPEDYEDEEDEEEESAVVEYSDPYAEEDPPWAPRNYLEKVVAIYDYSRDKEDELSFQEGAIIYVIKKNDDGWYEGVMSGTTGLFPGNYVESIMHYAD; this is translated from the exons ATGGCGGAGCTTCAAATGCTATTGGAAGAGGAGATTCCGGCTGGACGAGGCGCTTTACTTGACAGTTATGCCAATCTAGAAAGAGTCGCAGAATACTGTGAGAGCAATTATATACAG tccccTGATAAACACAGGGCTTTGGAGGAGACCAAGAGCTACACCACCCAGTCCTTGGCGAGCGTCGCCTACCTGATCAACACACTCGCCAACAATGTGCTCCAGATGCTCGACATCCAGGCGTCCCAGCTGCGCCGCATGGAGTCCTCCATCAACCACATCTCACAg ACTGTGGACATCCACAAGGAGAAGGTGGCCCGTCGGGAGATCGGCATCCTCacgacaaacaaaaacacctcCCGCACACACAAGATCATTGCACCGGCCAATCCCGAGAGGCCCGTACGCTACATCCGCAAGCCCATTGACTATGGTGTGCTGGATGACGTGGGCCATGGCGTGAAG TGGTTGCTAAGGTTTAAG GTCAATGCACAGAACATGAAGGCAGGCGGGACGATCCCGCGCACTGCAGCACCGACCCAGAAGCCCCCAAGCCCCCCTGGACCAGGGAAGGGCACTCTTGG GCGACACTCCCCCTACCGGACGCTCGAGCCGGTGCGTCCTCCCGTTATCCCTAACGACTACGTGCCGAGCCCGACACGAAACACTGCCCCGGCCCTGCAGAGCCCGGCACGCACCGCATCTGTTAATCAGAGGACCCGCACTTACAG CAGTggcagcagcggcggcagcCACCCCAGCAGTCGCAGCAGCAGCCGGGAGAACAGTGGCAGCGGAAGCGTGGGCGTGCCCATCGCCGTGCCAACCCCAGCCCCTCCCACAGCCTTCCCAG GTACCGCTCCTGCTCCTCCTAACCCTCCAAagcctcc tcctcttcctcttcctcctctgcctcctccaccCCTGCTCCCGCCCCGGCACCTGCACCTgcaccccctgccccccccccccactcctgAGCCCACCCCTTCCCTGCCCGCAGAGGGCCCACCCCCTGaaatcccccctccccctcagcTGCCCCCCTCAGCTCTCACGGCCACCAGCTCTGCTGCCCTTAGCACCCCCGCACAAG GTAACGGCCCTCAGTTCTACAGCATGAACCGACCAATGACACGGCAGACCACACCTAATGTGGGCGGGTCTCTTCCCTACCGCCGCCCCCCATCGGTGACTGGCCAGCCGAACCTTCCCCAGAATCCGAATCCCAACCCGGCCCAGAGCCAGAACCAACTTAATGGAGGACCACATTACCAGAACCAAG GTCCAGCAGtggctccccctcccccctcgaTTCTGCAGATCACTCCTCAGCTTCCGCTGATGGGCTTTGCCGCCAGGGTGCAGGAGACCA TCTCAGACGCgccgccacccccaccccccgccgACGAGCCGGTGTTTGAGGAGACCCCCCCTCCGCCACCCCCAGAGGACTAcgaggatgaggaggacgaggaggaagagTCTGCTGTGGTGGAGTACAGCGACCCCTACGCCGAGGAGGACCCGCCCTGGGCCCCGCGCAACTACCTGGAGAAAG TGGTGGCGATCTATGACTATTCGCGTGATAAGGAGGATGAGCTGTCCTTCCAGGAGGGCGCCATCATCTACGTCATCAAGAAGAATGACGACGGCTGGTACGAGGGGGTCATGAGTGGCACCACTGGCCTGTTCCCCGGCAACTACGTCGAGTCCATCATGCACTACGCTGACTGA